The following proteins come from a genomic window of Pseudomonas putida:
- a CDS encoding ZIP family metal transporter gives MPPAHTQTPASPSLLSAWRQQAANTPWLSAGLGVSLLAVIVLLAASFWNAVNGEHADSLHLALLGGLSGFGATALGAVLAVVLRDVSARSQDVMLGFAAGMMLAASSFSLILPGLEAAREITGNGPAAAFTVVLGMGLGVLLMLGLDRFTPHEHESTGPCGPEAERISRVWLFVLAITLHNLPEGMAIGVSFANGDMNVGLPLTSAIAIQDIPEGLAVALALRATGLSNFKAALVAIGSGLMEPLGAVIGLGISTGFALAYPISMGLAAGAMLFVVSHEVIPETHRNGHQTAATLGLMGGFAVMMFLDTALG, from the coding sequence ATGCCCCCAGCCCATACCCAAACCCCCGCCTCGCCCTCCTTGTTGAGCGCCTGGCGCCAGCAGGCGGCCAATACCCCGTGGCTCAGCGCGGGCCTGGGCGTGAGCTTGTTGGCGGTCATCGTGCTACTGGCGGCGAGTTTCTGGAACGCCGTCAACGGCGAACATGCCGACAGCCTGCACCTGGCGCTGCTCGGCGGGCTGTCCGGTTTCGGCGCCACGGCCTTGGGCGCGGTACTGGCCGTTGTGCTGCGCGATGTCAGTGCCCGCAGCCAGGACGTGATGCTGGGCTTTGCGGCCGGCATGATGCTGGCCGCCAGTTCGTTTTCATTGATATTGCCCGGCCTTGAAGCTGCCCGCGAAATTACCGGCAACGGCCCGGCCGCCGCCTTTACCGTAGTGCTGGGCATGGGCCTGGGTGTGCTGCTGATGCTCGGGCTCGACCGCTTCACCCCGCACGAACACGAAAGCACCGGCCCCTGCGGCCCTGAGGCCGAGCGCATCAGCCGGGTATGGCTGTTCGTGCTGGCGATCACCCTGCACAACCTGCCCGAGGGCATGGCTATTGGCGTGAGCTTTGCCAATGGCGACATGAATGTCGGCCTGCCGCTGACCAGCGCCATCGCCATTCAGGACATCCCCGAGGGCCTGGCCGTAGCGCTGGCCTTACGCGCAACCGGGTTGTCCAACTTCAAGGCCGCGCTGGTAGCGATTGGCTCGGGCCTGATGGAGCCGTTGGGCGCGGTGATCGGGTTGGGGATTTCCACAGGTTTCGCCCTCGCCTACCCCATCAGCATGGGGCTGGCGGCGGGGGCGATGCTGTTCGTGGTGTCCCACGAGGTGATACCCGAAACCCACCGCAATGGGCATCAGACCGCAGCGACGCTGGGGTTGATGGGCGGGTTTGCGGTGATGATGTTTCTGGATACGGCATTGGGTTGA
- a CDS encoding PLDc N-terminal domain-containing protein, translating into MGSTFNGLVGLIILALDIWAILNVIKSGREVGVKVLWILLIALLPVVGLVIWAIAGPRGNVRLG; encoded by the coding sequence ATGGGTTCGACGTTCAATGGGCTGGTTGGCCTGATCATTCTGGCGCTGGATATCTGGGCAATCCTCAATGTGATCAAGAGTGGCCGGGAGGTAGGGGTCAAGGTGCTGTGGATACTGCTGATCGCCTTGCTGCCGGTGGTCGGCCTGGTGATCTGGGCCATTGCCGGTCCCAGGGGCAATGTGCGCCTTGGATAG